A single Ruficoccus amylovorans DNA region contains:
- a CDS encoding ADP-ribosylglycohydrolase family protein has translation MKKSSSETPVGGGADEISFSSRLYGAFWGYFIGDALSMPCHGYAVPKRIRNDYGRIEGYRDPVLPHPQSTLFRTHYTATGPNGEIMHGREAEWRIPGTHFHQHLKAGDNTINVLLGRELLKSAVDHERYDPSAYVEAYTSFFLTPGRHNDTYIPASHRTFFENYGRGKDPWVCGEESNRIGGIAIALPLALYYARDLQAACKHVTQALSLTHKGEPEGRAAVLMVELLIYLLHGYTADKALYEHIRNWHAHPALNFTYRRWRDRLSDEEVAEHHCRNGATIDDALPLILFLILKYEGDFESIMLANANLGGDNSPRGAILGLLAGATGGCGQIPGEWVQGLSAYEELDVLADRLVSQVC, from the coding sequence ATGAAAAAATCCTCCTCCGAGACCCCAGTCGGCGGCGGTGCCGATGAGATCAGCTTCAGCTCCCGCTTGTACGGAGCGTTCTGGGGCTATTTCATTGGTGACGCCCTGTCGATGCCCTGCCACGGCTACGCTGTCCCCAAACGCATCCGTAATGATTACGGGCGTATCGAAGGCTACCGCGACCCGGTCCTTCCCCACCCTCAGAGCACGCTCTTCCGCACCCACTATACCGCCACCGGCCCCAATGGCGAGATCATGCACGGGCGCGAAGCCGAGTGGCGCATTCCCGGCACGCACTTTCACCAGCACCTCAAGGCCGGCGACAACACCATCAACGTCCTCCTCGGCCGCGAACTGCTCAAATCGGCCGTTGATCACGAGCGCTACGACCCGAGCGCCTACGTGGAGGCCTACACCTCGTTTTTCCTCACCCCGGGCAGACACAACGACACCTACATCCCCGCCTCGCACCGCACGTTCTTCGAGAACTACGGGCGGGGAAAAGACCCCTGGGTCTGCGGCGAAGAGAGCAACCGCATCGGCGGCATCGCCATTGCCCTCCCGCTGGCCCTCTACTACGCCCGCGACCTGCAGGCAGCCTGTAAACACGTCACCCAGGCCCTCTCGCTCACTCACAAGGGCGAGCCAGAGGGCCGGGCGGCAGTGCTTATGGTTGAGCTGCTCATCTACCTGCTGCACGGCTACACGGCGGACAAGGCGCTCTACGAGCACATCCGCAACTGGCACGCCCACCCGGCGCTCAACTTCACCTACCGGCGCTGGCGTGATCGGCTCTCGGACGAGGAAGTCGCCGAGCACCACTGCCGCAACGGTGCCACCATCGACGATGCCCTGCCGCTCATCCTTTTCCTCATCCTCAAATACGAGGGCGACTTCGAGTCCATCATGCTCGCCAACGCCAATCTCGGCGGCGACAACAGCCCGCGCGGAGCCATCCTCGGTCTGCTGGCCGGAGCCACCGGCGGCTGCGGCCAGATCCCCGGCGAATGGGTGCAGGGCCTGAGCGCCTACGAGGAACTTGACGTGCTGGCCGACCGCCTTGTCTCCCAGGTCTGCTAG
- a CDS encoding alpha-amylase family glycosyl hydrolase → MIKPISQAQLDRVCRRLRFLYDDRADWLVDRFYHLIGRYGVGVTPPAASARRWDQKDVLLITYADMVHTRGETPLATLDKFCVEHLKGAVSTVHILPFYPWSSDDGFSVIDYRQVKREYGTWKDVEKLGENFNLAFDLVLNHCSAKSPWFQDFILGISPARHYFLEMDPQTDLSAVVRPRTSPLLTKTATRFGECHVWTTFSADQVDLNWQNSDLLFEFLDILLFYISKGVRTLRLDAVAFAWKEIGTDCLHRPQTHEIVKLLRDVCEIVDPRVNILTETNVPHAENVSYFGAGDEAHMVYNFSLPPLLLHALLTGNCDYIAEWLQNLEYPEGACTYLNFTASHDGIGVRPLQGLLPDKEFDKLIKAVEKRGAHVSRKANADGTQSPYELNITYASALSEPGDEALGAERFLCSQFFALSLKGIPAVYFHSLMATPNYEEGVEKTGAPRTINRRKWDAEELETLLSQEKSPQADIFRRYVQVLRRRANYPAFNPDGTQEIYRLGESVLVLARTSTLGNQSVYCVFNFSPEPQTVARPADFAPLQDAKKFYDVISAKTLSSGKRGITLKPYQAMWLVPRS, encoded by the coding sequence ATGATTAAACCGATTTCCCAGGCCCAGCTCGACCGCGTGTGCCGACGGTTGAGATTCCTCTACGATGACCGCGCCGACTGGCTGGTTGACCGATTCTATCACCTGATCGGGCGCTACGGCGTGGGCGTGACTCCGCCTGCCGCCTCCGCCCGTCGCTGGGACCAGAAAGACGTCCTTCTGATCACCTACGCGGACATGGTTCACACCAGGGGCGAGACGCCACTGGCCACGCTGGACAAGTTCTGCGTCGAGCACCTCAAGGGAGCCGTCAGCACGGTGCACATTTTGCCTTTTTACCCGTGGTCGAGCGACGACGGGTTCTCCGTCATCGACTACCGCCAGGTCAAGCGCGAGTACGGCACCTGGAAGGACGTGGAAAAGCTCGGCGAGAATTTCAACCTGGCCTTTGACCTCGTGCTCAACCACTGCTCGGCCAAGAGCCCGTGGTTTCAGGACTTCATCCTGGGGATTTCTCCCGCGCGTCACTACTTCCTGGAGATGGACCCGCAGACGGACCTCTCCGCCGTCGTGCGCCCGCGCACCTCGCCTTTGCTGACCAAGACCGCCACGCGCTTCGGGGAGTGCCACGTGTGGACGACTTTCAGCGCCGATCAGGTGGACCTTAACTGGCAGAACTCGGACCTGCTGTTTGAGTTTCTGGACATCCTGCTCTTTTACATCAGCAAGGGCGTCCGCACGCTGCGGCTCGACGCCGTGGCCTTCGCCTGGAAGGAGATCGGCACCGACTGCCTGCACCGCCCCCAGACCCACGAGATCGTGAAACTCCTGCGCGATGTATGCGAGATCGTGGACCCGCGGGTCAACATTCTCACCGAGACCAACGTTCCCCACGCCGAGAACGTCAGCTACTTCGGGGCAGGCGACGAGGCGCACATGGTTTACAACTTCAGCCTCCCGCCTCTGCTGCTGCACGCGCTGCTGACCGGCAACTGCGACTACATCGCCGAGTGGCTGCAAAACCTCGAATATCCCGAGGGCGCGTGCACGTATTTGAACTTCACCGCCTCGCACGACGGTATCGGCGTGCGCCCGCTCCAGGGGCTTCTGCCCGACAAGGAGTTCGATAAACTCATCAAAGCGGTGGAAAAACGCGGCGCCCACGTCTCGCGCAAAGCCAATGCCGACGGCACCCAGAGCCCCTACGAGTTGAACATCACCTACGCCTCGGCCCTCAGCGAGCCCGGCGACGAAGCGCTCGGCGCGGAGCGTTTCCTGTGCTCGCAGTTTTTCGCGCTCTCGCTCAAGGGCATCCCCGCGGTGTACTTCCACAGCCTCATGGCCACCCCGAATTACGAGGAAGGCGTGGAAAAAACCGGAGCCCCGCGCACCATCAACCGCCGCAAGTGGGACGCCGAAGAACTCGAAACGCTTTTATCGCAGGAGAAATCACCGCAGGCGGACATCTTCCGTCGCTATGTGCAAGTGTTGCGTCGCCGCGCCAATTACCCGGCTTTCAACCCGGACGGCACCCAGGAGATTTACCGGCTCGGCGAGTCCGTGCTCGTGCTCGCCCGCACCTCCACCCTCGGCAACCAGAGCGTTTACTGCGTGTTCAACTTTTCGCCCGAACCGCAGACGGTTGCCCGGCCCGCCGACTTCGCCCCGCTGCAGGATGCGAAAAAGTTCTACGACGTGATTTCGGCCAAGACCCTCAGCAGCGGCAAACGCGGAATCACCCTGAAGCCCTACCAGGCCATGTGGCTGGTCCCACGCTCCTGA
- a CDS encoding exosortase/archaeosortase family protein — MFRTLLLLAAFAAVVGGPLVNLSHYWNHNPLYGFGWFALVLAGVLTVQRLDRLPRYRPDTNRLLAPLILLLLLLWVPLRTIQVGNPDWRVLDTLFLLSAIAVTLLLIDRLFGRGWARTLAFPLLFLLVALPWPVKVENAVTLHSLLSVGQTAQTLLGWFGYQVQASGYEIQTEFGISHLAEACSGIRSFHLALVGGLFLGAFLRLTLLRRVLLLILCAATAYLINVARVIALVSIMLHSHSQDTMTLWHDRIGWGSQLLFIGLMFAEAIFLSMFKWDRPRREVAGESGVIRQAMREAPRGHCFLLTAIILLAVGSHLAAEHWYRWHEQRASGMAYATGWKLVDQLPDPNIRERDIPLLVREQLAYEDARLYTWLDPNGALWQLMWLRFDGSTYSAFAHNIHQPETCLPSQNFSLVENCPPLVMEIDGERFSWQHQVYQRDNIVLQLFFNKTATGPLLVDGSERDWSALGRLRQAWQGYRISNAQVMHLSVFAPYSPEVAQTLAEGYLSRFIEEAVIPAQAHEDEPN; from the coding sequence ATGTTTCGCACCCTGCTATTGCTCGCCGCGTTTGCCGCCGTGGTGGGCGGACCGCTTGTCAACCTGAGCCACTACTGGAACCACAATCCGCTGTACGGCTTCGGGTGGTTCGCACTGGTGCTGGCCGGGGTGCTCACCGTGCAGCGGCTTGACCGGCTGCCGCGTTACCGCCCGGACACGAACCGCCTTCTCGCCCCGTTAATTCTGTTGCTCCTGCTGTTGTGGGTGCCCCTCAGGACCATCCAGGTCGGCAACCCCGACTGGCGCGTGCTCGACACACTGTTTCTGCTCAGCGCCATCGCCGTCACCCTGCTGCTGATCGACCGGCTCTTTGGCCGTGGATGGGCGCGGACCCTGGCCTTTCCCCTGCTCTTCCTGCTGGTGGCCCTGCCTTGGCCCGTAAAAGTCGAGAACGCCGTCACCCTGCACTCCCTGCTCAGTGTCGGGCAGACCGCCCAAACCCTGCTGGGCTGGTTCGGCTATCAGGTGCAGGCCAGCGGCTACGAGATCCAGACCGAGTTCGGCATCTCCCACCTGGCCGAAGCCTGCAGTGGCATCCGCTCCTTCCACCTCGCGCTGGTAGGCGGGCTTTTTCTGGGGGCGTTCCTGCGCCTCACGCTCCTGCGTCGGGTGTTGCTGCTGATCCTGTGCGCGGCTACCGCGTATCTGATCAACGTGGCCCGCGTAATCGCGCTGGTCTCGATCATGCTGCACAGCCATTCGCAGGACACGATGACGCTCTGGCACGACCGCATCGGCTGGGGTTCGCAACTGCTTTTCATCGGCCTGATGTTCGCCGAGGCCATTTTCCTGAGCATGTTCAAATGGGACCGTCCCCGGCGCGAGGTCGCGGGCGAGAGCGGCGTCATCCGGCAGGCCATGCGGGAGGCCCCACGCGGGCATTGTTTTTTGCTGACGGCAATTATCCTGCTGGCCGTGGGCTCGCACCTGGCGGCTGAGCACTGGTACCGCTGGCACGAGCAGCGCGCCAGCGGCATGGCCTATGCGACGGGATGGAAACTTGTGGATCAACTGCCCGACCCCAACATCCGTGAGCGCGACATTCCCCTGTTGGTCCGCGAACAGCTCGCCTACGAAGATGCCCGCCTCTACACTTGGCTCGATCCCAACGGCGCGCTCTGGCAACTGATGTGGCTGCGCTTCGACGGGAGCACCTACTCGGCCTTCGCTCACAACATCCACCAGCCCGAGACCTGCCTGCCCTCGCAGAATTTTTCCCTCGTCGAGAACTGCCCGCCGCTGGTCATGGAAATCGACGGCGAACGCTTCTCGTGGCAGCACCAGGTGTACCAGCGCGACAACATCGTGCTGCAACTGTTTTTCAACAAAACCGCGACCGGCCCGCTGCTGGTGGACGGCAGCGAACGCGACTGGAGCGCGCTCGGACGACTGAGGCAGGCCTGGCAGGGCTACCGCATCAGCAACGCGCAGGTCATGCACCTGTCGGTCTTCGCCCCCTACAGCCCCGAAGTCGCGCAAACGCTGGCCGAGGGCTACCTGAGCCGCTTCATCGAGGAGGCGGTCATCCCTGCCCAAGCCCACGAAGATGAGCCAAACTAG
- a CDS encoding glycosyltransferase family 4 protein: MPKNIGFISTRFAGTDGVSLESAKWAEVLWDDRHVSYWYSGRSDREPGISYVVPEAYFGHPEVEWINERIWGRTTRTPLVTSRIREMTDYLKTTLYHFVKKFQIDFIIPQNVLTIPMHLPLGLAVTEFLAETGMPAIAHHHDFYWERTRFAVNGVTDYLDSAFPPSLANIRNVVINRPAEEQLALRKGHSTLLIPNVFDFDKPAPQPDEYSADVREEIGLTPDDVFILQPTRIVPRKGIEHAIKLVGMLKDPRYKLVISHDAGDEGLDYLHMLDELAKEEKVDVRFIADRVAEVRQRDSLGRKMYTLWDLYPHADFVTYPSTYEGFGNALLEAVYFRKPMMVNRYSIYIQDIEPRGFHFAEMDGIVTKKVVSHVQRILEDSHYRAEMVEHNYRVARRFYSYTVLRRSLRTLMTSLTGWGNGG; this comes from the coding sequence ATGCCCAAAAACATCGGTTTCATCTCAACGCGCTTCGCCGGCACCGACGGCGTCTCTCTGGAAAGCGCCAAGTGGGCGGAGGTACTCTGGGACGACCGGCATGTGAGCTACTGGTACAGTGGCCGCAGCGACCGCGAACCCGGCATCTCCTATGTCGTGCCCGAGGCGTATTTCGGCCACCCCGAAGTGGAGTGGATCAACGAACGAATCTGGGGCCGCACCACGCGGACTCCACTGGTCACGTCCCGCATTCGCGAGATGACGGACTATTTAAAGACCACCCTTTACCACTTCGTCAAAAAATTCCAGATCGACTTCATCATCCCGCAAAACGTGCTCACCATCCCGATGCACCTGCCGCTCGGGTTGGCGGTGACGGAGTTTCTGGCCGAGACGGGGATGCCAGCCATCGCGCACCACCACGACTTTTACTGGGAACGCACGCGCTTTGCCGTCAACGGCGTGACCGACTACCTCGACAGCGCCTTTCCGCCCAGCCTGGCCAACATCCGCAATGTCGTCATTAACCGTCCGGCCGAGGAACAGCTCGCCCTGCGCAAGGGCCACTCCACCCTGCTCATCCCGAACGTCTTCGATTTCGACAAGCCCGCGCCGCAACCGGACGAGTACTCCGCCGATGTGCGCGAGGAGATCGGGTTGACGCCGGACGATGTTTTTATCCTCCAACCCACGCGCATCGTTCCGCGCAAGGGTATCGAACACGCCATCAAGCTCGTGGGCATGCTCAAGGACCCGCGTTACAAGCTCGTCATCTCGCACGACGCCGGGGACGAGGGGCTCGACTACCTGCACATGCTCGACGAGCTGGCGAAGGAGGAAAAAGTCGATGTGCGCTTCATCGCCGACCGCGTGGCCGAAGTGCGCCAGCGCGACAGCCTCGGGCGCAAGATGTACACGCTCTGGGACCTGTACCCGCACGCAGACTTCGTCACCTACCCGAGCACTTACGAGGGCTTCGGCAACGCGCTGCTGGAGGCTGTTTATTTCCGAAAGCCCATGATGGTTAACCGCTACTCTATCTACATTCAGGACATTGAGCCGCGGGGGTTTCACTTCGCCGAGATGGACGGCATCGTGACGAAGAAAGTCGTCAGCCACGTTCAGCGCATTTTGGAGGACTCGCACTACCGTGCCGAAATGGTCGAACACAACTACCGTGTCGCCCGGCGCTTTTATTCCTACACCGTCCTGCGGCGCTCGCTGCGCACGCTCATGACCAGCCTCACCGGCTGGGGTAACGGCGGTTGA